The sequence GTCGAGTCGCTCGCTCGCCTGACCGGCGAGGCGGCCGAAACCGTGGCAGAACGCGTCGACGAGGGCCTGACCGAGCGCGCGAAGCCCCACGATGTCGAGCCGCTGGTCGAGTGGGACGCCTTCGAGAAACTCCGCCCGGATCTCGAGGCGGTCGCACAGCAACTCCGCCGGACCGTCCTCGAAGGCCGACCGATCCGCGTCCGCCACCACGCCGACGGCGACGGGATGTGCGCCTCCCTCCCCGTCCAGGTGGCGCTCGAACGCTTCATCGAAACGGTCCACGACGACGAGGACGCCCCCCGACACCTCATCAAGCGCCTCCCGAGCAAGGCGCCCTTCTACGAGATGGAAGACGTCACCCGTGACCTCAACTTCGCGCTCGAAGGCCGCGAGCGCCACGGACAGCAACTCCCCCTCCTGCTCATGCTCGACAACGGGAGCACGGAGGAGGACGTCCCCGCCTACGAGAACCTGGCTCACTACGACGTTCCCATTCTCGTGGTGGACCACCACCACCCCGACCCGGACGCGGTGAACCCCCTGCTCGACGGGCACGTCAACCCCTATCTCCACGGCGAGGACTACCGCATCACCACCGGGATGATGTGTGTCGAACTCGCGCGCATGATCGACCCCGACATGACCGACGAACTCCAGCACGTTCCCGCCGTGGCGGGGCTCTCGGACCGATCGAAAGCCGAGACGATGGAGGCGTTCATCGAGTTGGCGAACGACGCGGGCTACGACCGCGAGGATCTGTTCCGCATCGGCGAGGCGCTGGATTACGCCGCCCACTGGCTCCGCTACAGCGAGGGTGAAACCATCGTCAGCGACGCGCTCAACGTCGACTGCGACGACGAGCGCCGCCATCAGGAACTCGTGGACTTCCTCGCCGACCGCGCGGAACGGGACATCGACCGCCAGCTCGCCGCGCTCGACCCACACGTCGAACATGAACGCCTCGACAACGACGCCCACCTCTACCGGGTCGACCTCGACGACTTCGCCCACCGGTTCACCTATCCCGCGCCCGGGAAGACGACCGGCAACCTGCACGACCGCAAGGTTCAGGAAACGGGCGATCCGGTCATCACCATCGGCTATGGCCCCGATTTCGCCGTGCTCCGGTCCGACGGCGTCCGTCTCGACATCCCCGAGATGGTAGCCGAACTCGACGAGGAGGTCATTGGCGGCGGCGTCTCGGGTGGCGGCCACCTCGTCGTCGGGTCCATCAAGTTCGTGAAGGGGATGCGAAGCGAGGTCATCGAGAGCCTGGTCGAG comes from Haloplanus sp. XH21 and encodes:
- a CDS encoding DHH family phosphoesterase, with the translated sequence MTTGTAGDSGTDAADEARPVVYDLAPDCTADDVELGDYYHAVVNGVVPYGVFVDISDNVSGLVHESNLSDEYELGDSLLVRLDEIKENGDLAFVEADLDDYRTVAVDHQPTVTPIRDLSIGETATIEGIVTQIKQTGGPTVFRCCDATGIVACTAFEEAGVRAHPDVELDDAVQITGTVEEHEGSPQIEVESLARLTGEAAETVAERVDEGLTERAKPHDVEPLVEWDAFEKLRPDLEAVAQQLRRTVLEGRPIRVRHHADGDGMCASLPVQVALERFIETVHDDEDAPRHLIKRLPSKAPFYEMEDVTRDLNFALEGRERHGQQLPLLLMLDNGSTEEDVPAYENLAHYDVPILVVDHHHPDPDAVNPLLDGHVNPYLHGEDYRITTGMMCVELARMIDPDMTDELQHVPAVAGLSDRSKAETMEAFIELANDAGYDREDLFRIGEALDYAAHWLRYSEGETIVSDALNVDCDDERRHQELVDFLADRAERDIDRQLAALDPHVEHERLDNDAHLYRVDLDDFAHRFTYPAPGKTTGNLHDRKVQETGDPVITIGYGPDFAVLRSDGVRLDIPEMVAELDEEVIGGGVSGGGHLVVGSIKFVKGMRSEVIESLVEKMSDAELDEALSSATALDT